One genomic region from Streptomyces sp. NBC_00457 encodes:
- a CDS encoding DUF6421 family protein, which translates to MTEILVQVGSADRVPPVVRVVEHPAWPVLKDAVERIRPWQSKDGSIDFEAEGAPERANAERVVRRIIDAVAELSPLLPHDRAYHEALVEDLRRWAGGGFGVPDFLDSLLAFQPAAHRADGLQHLVVFPMYTQNGNPDRNLEAVVLRMVWPDWLAELERTRYDNPLFCGIKFEDFTAGYDTNSAVLFPETIAVREAPERFSWGGIFCDREAARFRRVTAAAVDVLGLELPEDIAAMVHDQKRCEEAFVLWDMVHDRTHSHGDLPFDPFMIKQRQPFWMYGLEELRCDLTAFKEAVKLAADGVPQARDVQYAVLFDRMFRFPVTGERVRNYDGLGGQLLFAYLHKHDVVRWTDNKLSIDWERAPQVTNQLCADIEQLYRDGIDRPKLVHWFKGYELVSTYLAPHPGSKWAKGPDALDLTLPPRKLVDDVLPDEFPLSMFYEALSKKLKNVIASTRGITADTAERVAA; encoded by the coding sequence GGCCCGTGCTCAAGGATGCCGTGGAGCGGATCCGGCCGTGGCAGTCCAAGGACGGATCGATCGACTTCGAGGCCGAGGGCGCCCCCGAGCGCGCGAACGCCGAACGCGTCGTGCGCCGGATCATCGACGCCGTCGCGGAGCTCTCCCCGCTGCTCCCGCACGACCGCGCCTACCACGAGGCCCTCGTCGAGGACCTGCGCCGCTGGGCCGGCGGCGGGTTCGGCGTGCCGGACTTCCTCGACTCGCTGCTGGCGTTCCAGCCCGCCGCGCACCGCGCGGACGGCCTCCAGCATCTGGTCGTCTTCCCGATGTACACGCAGAACGGCAACCCCGACCGCAACCTCGAAGCGGTCGTCCTGCGCATGGTCTGGCCGGACTGGCTGGCCGAGCTGGAGCGCACCCGCTATGACAACCCGCTGTTCTGCGGCATCAAGTTCGAGGACTTCACGGCCGGTTACGACACCAACTCCGCCGTCCTCTTCCCCGAGACGATCGCCGTGCGCGAGGCGCCCGAACGCTTCTCCTGGGGCGGCATCTTCTGTGACCGTGAGGCCGCCCGCTTCCGCCGCGTGACCGCGGCCGCCGTGGACGTCCTCGGCCTCGAGCTGCCCGAGGACATCGCCGCCATGGTCCACGACCAGAAGCGCTGCGAGGAGGCCTTCGTCCTGTGGGACATGGTCCACGACCGCACCCACAGCCATGGCGACCTGCCCTTCGACCCGTTCATGATCAAGCAGCGCCAGCCGTTCTGGATGTACGGCCTGGAAGAGCTGCGCTGCGACCTCACCGCCTTCAAGGAGGCCGTGAAGCTGGCCGCGGACGGGGTGCCGCAGGCCCGTGACGTGCAGTACGCGGTGCTCTTCGACCGCATGTTCCGCTTCCCGGTCACCGGCGAGCGCGTCCGCAACTACGACGGCCTCGGCGGCCAGCTCCTCTTCGCCTACCTGCACAAGCACGATGTCGTCCGCTGGACCGACAACAAGCTCTCCATCGACTGGGAGCGCGCACCCCAGGTCACCAACCAGCTGTGCGCCGACATCGAGCAGCTGTACCGGGACGGCATCGACCGCCCCAAGCTCGTCCACTGGTTCAAGGGGTACGAGCTGGTCTCCACCTACCTCGCTCCGCACCCCGGCTCCAAGTGGGCCAAGGGTCCCGACGCCCTGGACCTGACCCTGCCGCCGCGCAAACTCGTCGATGACGTGCTTCCGGACGAGTTTCCCCTGAGCATGTTCTATGAGGCGCTGTCCAAGAAGCTGAAGAACGTGATTGCCTCGACTCGGGGCATCACGGCGGACACCGCCGAGCGGGTCGCCGCGTGA
- a CDS encoding SDR family oxidoreductase has product MGNGALSGAVIAVAGAGGPAGRAALLRLAEAGATVVGSDNDPERLAEAVDAASFAHGGATVVGDTVDLLDLQSTQDWATRIEKDFGRVDGLVHLVGGWRGSETFTRTSLDDWDFLELLLIRTVQHTSLAFHEALQRSDRGRYVLISAAGASKPTAGNAAYAAAKAAAEAWTLATADYFRKAGGEQGPNAAAAILVVKALVHDAMRAERPNAKFAGFTDVKDLADAVVGVWEKPAAEVNGHRLWLTEKP; this is encoded by the coding sequence ATGGGGAACGGGGCTCTCAGCGGTGCGGTGATCGCGGTGGCCGGTGCGGGCGGACCCGCCGGGCGGGCGGCGCTGCTCAGGCTGGCCGAGGCGGGTGCGACCGTCGTCGGCTCGGACAACGACCCGGAGCGGCTGGCCGAGGCGGTGGACGCGGCCAGCTTCGCCCACGGCGGAGCCACCGTCGTCGGTGACACCGTCGATCTGCTCGACCTCCAGTCCACCCAGGACTGGGCCACGCGTATCGAGAAGGACTTCGGCCGGGTCGACGGCCTGGTCCACCTCGTCGGCGGCTGGCGCGGCAGCGAGACCTTCACCCGGACCAGCCTCGACGACTGGGACTTCCTCGAGCTGCTGCTGATCCGCACCGTGCAGCACACCTCCCTCGCCTTCCACGAGGCGCTGCAGCGCAGTGACCGCGGCCGGTACGTCCTGATCAGCGCGGCCGGCGCCAGCAAGCCCACCGCGGGCAACGCCGCCTACGCCGCCGCCAAGGCCGCCGCCGAGGCGTGGACGCTGGCCACGGCCGACTACTTCCGCAAGGCCGGGGGCGAGCAGGGCCCGAACGCGGCGGCTGCGATCCTGGTGGTGAAGGCGCTGGTGCACGACGCGATGCGCGCCGAGCGACCCAACGCGAAGTTCGCGGGCTTCACGGACGTCAAGGACCTGGCCGACGCCGTCGTCGGAGTCTGGGAGAAGCCCGCCGCCGAAGTGAACGGACACCGTCTGTGGCTGACCGAGAAGCCGTGA
- a CDS encoding threonine aldolase family protein gives MNPPKTDARRHHDPELRGFASDNYAGAHPEVLAALALANGGHQVAYGEDVYTENLQRIIRSHFGATAEAFPVFNGTGANVVALQAVTDRWGAVICAESAHINVDEGGAPERMGGLKLLTVPTPDGKLTPELIDRQAYGWDDEHRAMPQVVSIAQSTELGTVYTPDEIRAICEHAHAHGMKVHLDGSRLANAAASLNMPMRTFADAVGVDLLSLGGTKNGALFGEAVVVINQDAVSHMKHLRKLSMQLASKMRFVSVQLEALFAKDLWLRNARHSNEMAQRLAEGVRAVHGVELLYPVQSNAVFAHLPHDVSERLQKRFRFYFWDEAAGDVRWMCAFDTTEEDVDAFVAALKEEMAR, from the coding sequence GTGAACCCTCCGAAGACCGACGCCCGCCGCCATCACGACCCGGAGCTCCGCGGTTTCGCCAGCGACAACTACGCCGGGGCCCACCCCGAGGTGCTCGCCGCCCTGGCCCTGGCCAACGGCGGGCACCAGGTCGCGTACGGCGAGGACGTCTACACCGAGAACCTCCAGCGGATCATCCGCAGCCACTTCGGCGCCACCGCGGAGGCCTTCCCCGTCTTCAACGGCACCGGCGCCAACGTCGTCGCGCTCCAGGCGGTCACCGACCGCTGGGGCGCGGTGATCTGTGCCGAGAGCGCACACATCAACGTCGACGAGGGCGGCGCCCCCGAGCGCATGGGCGGCCTGAAGCTGCTCACCGTGCCCACACCCGACGGCAAGCTCACCCCCGAGCTGATCGACCGGCAGGCGTATGGCTGGGACGACGAGCACCGGGCCATGCCGCAGGTCGTCTCGATCGCCCAGAGCACCGAACTCGGCACCGTCTACACGCCGGACGAGATCCGCGCCATCTGCGAGCACGCCCACGCGCACGGCATGAAGGTCCACCTCGACGGCTCCCGCCTCGCCAACGCGGCGGCCTCGCTCAACATGCCCATGCGGACCTTCGCCGACGCGGTCGGCGTCGACCTCCTCTCGCTGGGCGGGACCAAGAACGGCGCGCTGTTCGGCGAGGCGGTCGTCGTCATCAACCAGGACGCCGTCAGCCATATGAAGCACCTGCGCAAGCTGTCCATGCAGCTCGCCTCCAAGATGCGCTTCGTGTCGGTCCAGTTGGAGGCGCTGTTCGCCAAGGACCTGTGGCTGCGCAACGCCCGCCACTCCAACGAGATGGCCCAGCGGCTCGCGGAGGGCGTGCGCGCGGTGCACGGCGTCGAACTGCTCTACCCGGTGCAGTCCAACGCCGTGTTCGCGCACCTCCCGCACGACGTGAGCGAGCGCCTGCAGAAGCGGTTCCGCTTCTACTTCTGGGACGAGGCCGCGGGCGACGTCCGCTGGATGTGCGCCTTCGACACGACCGAGGAGGACGTGGACGCGTTCGTGGCGGCGCTCAAGGAGGAGATGGCCCGCTGA
- a CDS encoding transglutaminase family protein, producing MELTQETPDLSAYLAADDVIDHDHPRVRTAAARLAGKAQDSYAYARLAFEFVRDTIPHSQDSGDPRVTWRASDVLEQGTGICYAKAHALAALLRAEDIPTAFCYQRLADDGDGHVVHGLVAVRFNGAWHRQDPRGNKPGVDAQFSLDGERLAFVAEPKSNEVDYPVLYAEPHPVVLNALKAARDRPHLWQTLPTAL from the coding sequence ATGGAGCTCACTCAGGAAACCCCTGACCTGTCCGCCTATTTGGCTGCCGACGACGTCATCGACCACGACCATCCGCGCGTACGGACGGCGGCTGCCCGCCTGGCCGGGAAGGCGCAGGACTCGTATGCCTATGCGCGGCTGGCGTTCGAGTTCGTGCGCGACACCATCCCGCACTCGCAGGACTCCGGCGATCCGCGGGTCACCTGGCGCGCTTCCGATGTCCTGGAACAGGGCACCGGCATCTGCTACGCCAAGGCGCACGCCCTTGCGGCGCTGCTGCGGGCCGAGGACATTCCGACGGCGTTCTGCTATCAGCGGCTGGCGGACGACGGCGACGGGCATGTCGTGCACGGTCTGGTCGCCGTCCGGTTCAACGGCGCCTGGCATCGGCAGGACCCCAGGGGCAACAAACCCGGCGTGGACGCCCAGTTCTCGCTGGACGGTGAGCGGCTGGCGTTCGTGGCCGAGCCCAAGTCCAATGAGGTGGACTATCCGGTGTTGTACGCTGAACCTCACCCGGTCGTGCTGAACGCGCTCAAGGCGGCGCGCGACCGGCCGCACCTGTGGCAGACGCTCCCCACCGCACTCTGA
- a CDS encoding B3/B4 domain-containing protein, producing MTLTLTVSDEVRALVPGFTHVAIEAHGLVNGPSTDASSALLDDAARRLAVRLDGRPPHEDPHMAAWREAYTAFGSKPSRTRNSAEALAKRALSEAGLPRINVLVDLYNAISVAHLIPVGGEDLDHIQGGMRLVRATGDEDFVTVAAGEEVVEHPDAGEVVWCDEAGVTCRRWNWRQGPRTRLTEETVSAIFLLESMAPMPVPDVETAAAELAELLAKFSPGAHIGIRPAEPARD from the coding sequence ATGACTCTCACGCTGACCGTGTCCGACGAGGTGCGCGCCCTCGTGCCCGGGTTCACGCACGTCGCCATCGAGGCGCACGGCCTCGTCAACGGGCCCAGTACCGACGCCAGTTCGGCGCTCCTCGACGACGCGGCCCGGCGGCTCGCCGTACGCCTGGACGGGCGCCCGCCGCACGAGGACCCGCACATGGCGGCCTGGCGGGAGGCCTACACGGCCTTCGGGTCGAAGCCCTCACGCACCCGTAACTCGGCGGAGGCGCTGGCCAAGCGGGCATTGTCGGAGGCCGGGCTGCCCCGGATCAATGTGCTCGTCGACCTCTACAACGCCATCAGCGTCGCCCACCTGATCCCCGTGGGCGGCGAGGACCTCGACCACATCCAGGGCGGCATGCGTCTCGTCCGGGCCACCGGCGACGAGGACTTCGTGACTGTCGCCGCGGGCGAGGAGGTCGTCGAGCACCCCGATGCCGGCGAGGTCGTGTGGTGCGACGAGGCCGGGGTGACCTGCCGCCGCTGGAACTGGCGCCAGGGACCGCGCACCCGGCTCACCGAGGAGACCGTCTCGGCGATCTTCCTGTTGGAGAGCATGGCGCCGATGCCGGTCCCCGACGTCGAGACGGCGGCTGCCGAACTCGCCGAACTGCTGGCCAAGTTCAGCCCCGGCGCGCACATCGGGATCCGTCCCGCCGAACCGGCGCGGGACTGA
- a CDS encoding lysophospholipid acyltransferase family protein, which produces MAELVYRPVVGLALTLFKAWDLKIDCKGSENIPRSGGAVLVSNHISYLDFIFDGLAALPQKRLVRFMAKESVFRHKISGPLMRGMKHIPVDRKQGEAAYQHALDSLRSGEIVGVFPEATISESFTLKSFKSGAARMAQEAGVPLIPMAVWGTQRLWTKGHPKNFKRSHTPITIRVGEAIEASRDKYAGAITRQLREAVQELLEAAQRAYPVRPKDAQDTWWMPAHLGGTAPTPEEVRAAEAR; this is translated from the coding sequence ATGGCAGAGCTTGTCTACCGTCCCGTTGTCGGTCTCGCCCTCACTTTGTTCAAGGCGTGGGACCTGAAGATCGACTGCAAGGGATCGGAGAACATTCCGCGCTCGGGCGGCGCCGTGCTGGTGAGCAACCACATCAGCTACCTGGACTTCATCTTCGACGGCCTGGCGGCGCTCCCGCAGAAGCGGCTCGTCCGCTTCATGGCCAAGGAGTCCGTGTTCCGGCACAAGATCTCCGGGCCGCTGATGCGCGGGATGAAGCACATCCCCGTGGACCGCAAGCAGGGTGAGGCGGCGTACCAGCACGCGCTCGACTCGCTGCGCTCCGGCGAAATCGTCGGGGTCTTCCCGGAGGCCACGATCTCGGAGTCGTTCACGCTGAAGTCCTTCAAGTCGGGCGCCGCGCGAATGGCCCAGGAGGCGGGCGTACCGCTGATCCCGATGGCCGTGTGGGGCACGCAGCGGCTGTGGACCAAGGGCCACCCGAAGAACTTCAAGCGGAGCCACACCCCGATCACCATCCGGGTCGGCGAGGCGATCGAGGCGTCCCGCGACAAGTACGCCGGCGCCATCACGCGCCAGCTGCGCGAGGCCGTACAGGAGCTCCTCGAAGCGGCGCAGCGCGCCTACCCCGTGCGACCCAAGGACGCCCAGGACACCTGGTGGATGCCGGCGCACCTCGGTGGCACGGCGCCGACACCGGAAGAGGTCCGCGCGGCCGAGGCTCGCTGA
- a CDS encoding TlpA family protein disulfide reductase: protein MMRDDGQRLGATELGRDLGERATLVQFSSAFCAPCRATRRVLGEVADMVPGVAHVEIDAEARLELVRRLGILKTPTVLVLDADGHEVRRATGQPRKADVIAALGEAV from the coding sequence ATGATGAGAGATGACGGACAGCGGCTCGGTGCCACCGAGTTGGGGCGGGATCTCGGCGAGCGCGCTACCCTCGTGCAGTTCTCCAGCGCCTTCTGCGCACCCTGCCGCGCGACCCGACGGGTCCTCGGTGAGGTGGCGGACATGGTGCCGGGTGTGGCCCATGTCGAGATCGACGCCGAGGCCCGGCTGGAGCTCGTACGCCGACTCGGCATCCTCAAGACCCCGACCGTGCTGGTCCTCGACGCCGACGGTCACGAGGTGCGGCGGGCAACCGGTCAACCGCGCAAGGCGGATGTGATCGCGGCGCTGGGCGAGGCGGTCTGA
- a CDS encoding flavin reductase family protein, whose protein sequence is MTATPDLVTPQLATTDLFRSVFRRHAAGVAVITAYGDRGPAGFTATSLTSVSAEPPLVSFGIGTGASSWPAIAGADHVGVHILGEHQRELAATFARSGADRFGPSTAWREGPEGVPVLDDVVAWLVCRVHARVPAGDHRVVLAEVVHGDPSGPGRPLVYHQGRFTALRD, encoded by the coding sequence ATGACGGCCACGCCCGATCTGGTCACCCCTCAACTCGCCACGACCGACCTGTTCCGCTCCGTCTTCCGGCGGCACGCGGCGGGCGTCGCCGTGATCACCGCCTACGGTGACCGGGGCCCGGCCGGCTTCACCGCCACCTCCCTCACCTCGGTCTCCGCCGAACCCCCGCTCGTCTCCTTCGGCATCGGCACCGGCGCCTCCAGCTGGCCCGCGATAGCCGGGGCCGACCATGTCGGGGTGCACATACTCGGTGAGCACCAGCGCGAGCTGGCCGCGACCTTCGCGCGCAGCGGTGCCGACCGGTTCGGCCCGTCCACCGCCTGGCGGGAGGGGCCGGAAGGCGTTCCCGTCCTCGACGACGTCGTCGCCTGGCTCGTGTGCCGGGTGCACGCGCGCGTGCCCGCCGGGGATCACCGCGTGGTGCTCGCCGAGGTCGTGCACGGGGACCCCTCGGGACCCGGGCGTCCGCTCGTGTACCACCAGGGGCGGTTCACCGCACTGCGTGACTGA